In Bombus huntii isolate Logan2020A chromosome 3, iyBomHunt1.1, whole genome shotgun sequence, a single genomic region encodes these proteins:
- the LOC126864072 gene encoding tetratricopeptide repeat protein 39C-like — MATKSNGTKEWNTARMGISLLLNNKTEEAEALFTGHPHSFHMKAGRCFVLFMNALMTFENDKLQQAMLLLKDMERECASDIGWLKSMKSKVFKAEETGKDYVNKLERQIVLADSQVCSAILTLLQQELTGYVRGGWMLRKAWRVYQHAHSQILQLYQRTFGSNPSGFDTRCSTPSCNGSSYSLQSPHSPGSSEWSIPSCNGSTNNPTPISSPSGLRSSLSMFFSLTGITSEQQTPFVEPSEVSRLMSAVSFGYGIYQLCVSLLPPSLLKVIHFLGFEGDREAGITALMYARLSEDMRAPLATLSLLWYHTIARPFFALDGSNLRAGVNAAKQLIAECHSEFSNSALFLFFAGRIERLESNVNGALQAYAKAVEASSQREIKLLCLHEVAWCHLIRLSYEEAYRSLTQLHQQSRWSVSFYDYLATVCCGAIGKFDIVASSYRKVHHCDNRMSKETQLGLFVLRRTPKLVDLKTGQPYTVLYYRLLVYELLYLWNAMPSCSVDSLQGILLGPSKDQTCDYEYDPMNVRNTYCCANGGTCPAAILNSSRQSPWYCKFIKPFVFCIITSLLAMSVSHLCDKYSASTTFKIIRSDLVNLRTHLNTLSMEVKNVMETRDDLKSKLKEVGYVIPKMSEAILYLRNEVSEGMEQHTKTLLKVMSPETVRELVKSELQTYDADKTGRTDYALGTSGGAILSTRKTETYSAGAPVLKLFGIPICQQQNTPHAIIQTSVLPGECWAFKGSSGSVVIQLLGFVHVSGVSLEHIPQSISPTGETSTAPKQFSILGLTSVDDTNSFFFGEFTYDNTGPPVQYFEVQNKPKKAYEIIELKVHSNSGNNEYTCIYRIRVHGTLSKKSR, encoded by the exons ATGGCTACAAAATCAAACGGCACGAAGGAGTGGAATACCGCTAGAATGGGTATTTCTCTGCTGTTGAATAACAAAACGGAGGAAGCGGAAGCCCTATTTACCGGACACCCGCATAGTTTTCACATGAAAGCAGGTCGCTGTTTTGTCTTATTCATG aatGCACTGATGACCTTTGAGAACGATAAGCTTCAGCAGGCTATGCTACTGCTGAAGGATATGGAAAGGGAATGCGCGAGTGACATAGGATGGTTAAAGTCTATGAAGAGTAAAGTCTTCAAAGCAGAAGAAACAGGC AAGGACTACGTGAATAAATTGGAGAGGCAAATAGTTCTCGCAGACTCGCAAGTTTGTTCGGCGATATTAACGTTACTACAACAAGAACTCACTGGTTACGTACGTGGTGGTTGGATGTTACGTAAAGCTTGGCGAGTTTATCAGCATGCACACTCACAAATCTTGCAGTTATATCAGCGCACATTTGGTTCTAATCCATCGG GATTCGACACAAGATGCAGCACTCCTTCGTGTAATGGCTCCTCTTACTCACTGCAAAGTCCACATAGTCCAGGTTCCTCGGAATGGTCTATACCATCTTGCAACGGTTCAACAAACAACCCGACACCGATCTCATCCCCCTCAGGTCTGCGAAGCTCTCTATCAATGTTCTTCTCGCTCACTGGCATCACGTCCGAACAACAGACACC CTTCGTTGAACCATCTGAGGTCTCCCGGTTGATGTCAGCGGTTAGTTTTGGTTATGGGATTTATCAACTCTGTGTCAGTTTATTGCCGCCTTCTCTTCTAAAAGTGATTCACTTTTTGGGCTTCGAGGGCGACAGAGAAGCAGGAATCACTGCGCTCATGTATGCACGGCTTAGCGAAGATATGCGTGCTCCTCTTGCCAC CTTATCCCTACTCTGGTACCACACAATTGCACGTCCATTTTTTGCCCTTGATGGAAGCAATCTACGGGCTGGTGTAAATGCCGCGAAACAATTAATCGCGGAGTGTCATTCAGAATTTAGCAATTCGGCGctctttctatttttcgcTGGTCGAATAGAGAGGCTCGAG TCAAACGTAAATGGTGCTCTGCAAGCATACGCGAAGGCTGTCGAAGCTTCGAGTCAAAGAGAGATCAAATTATTGTGCCTACACGAGGTGGCCTGGTGTCATCTGATTCGTTTAAGTTACGAAGAAGCTTACCGATCTTTGACACAATTGCATCAACAATCCAGGTGGTCGGTGAGCTTCTACGATTATTTAGCAACCG TCTGTTGCGGGGCGATTGGTAAATTCGATATCGTGGCCTCGTCTTATCGAAAGGTCCACCATTGTGACAATCGAATGAGTAAAGAGACTCAATTGGGTTTGTTCGTTTTGCGTCGAACTCCTAAACTTGTGGATCTGAAAACTGGCCAGCCTTATACCGTGTTGTACTACAGACTGCTCGTGTATGAATTATTGTATTTGTGGAACGCGATGCCATCATGTTCTGTGGACTCGTTGCAAGGAATACTTTTAG GCCCTTCAAAAGATCAAACCTGTGATTATGAGTACGATCCGATGAACGTTCGAAACACGTACTGCTGTGCAAATGGAGGAACCTGTCCAGCTGCTATATTGAATTCCTCTCGCCAATCTCCTTGGTACTGTAAATTCATCAAACCATTTGTATTTTGCATTATTACGTCGTTATTAG CTATGTCCGTGTCTCATTTGTGCGACAAATACTCAGCCAGTACGACGTTCAAGATAATCAGATCCGACTTGGTGAATCTGCGAACGCATTTGAATACCCTTTCG ATGGAAGTAAAGAACGTAATGGAAACGCGAGACGATTTAAAGAGTAAGTTGAAAGAGGTTGGATACGTGATACCAAAAATGTCTGAGGCCATTCTCTATTTAAGAAACGAAGTGTCCGAGG GAATGGAACAGCATACGAAAACATTGTTGAAGGTTATGTCCCCAGAAACTGTCCGAGAATTGGTAAAGAGCGAACTGCAAACGTACGACGCTGACAAAACCGGAAGGACAGATTACGCGCTCGGAACTTCAG GCGGAGCAATCCTCTCGACGAGAAAGACAGAAACGTACTCGGCTGGTGCACCGGTACTGAAACTTTTTGGGATACCAATTTGTCAGCAACAAAACACACCTCACGCTATAATTCAG ACTAGTGTTCTTCCGGGTGAGTGTTGGGCATTTAAAGGCAGCAGTGGAAGCGTTGTTATACAGTTACTCGGTTTTGTACATGTGTCTGGAGTAAGTCTGGAACATATTCCACAGTCGATATCTCCTACAGGGGAAACGAGCACCGCTccaaaacaattttctattctG GGTTTAACCAGCGTAGATGATacaaattctttcttttttggtGAATTCACGTACGATAATACTGGTCCTCCTGTACAATATTTCGAAGTTCAG AACAAACCAAAGAAAGCATACGAAATAATCGAATTAAAGGTTCATTCCAATAGTGGTAACAATGAATACACCTGCATCTACAGAATAAGGGTTCACGGTACCCTAAGTAAAAAGAGTAGGTAA
- the LOC126864035 gene encoding soluble calcium-activated nucleotidase 1 yields MKRMRMKNGNTETMSYLRDWRQALRVPHVYRVANSTFRIQSQYLALIFLLLSIPLFLLGLPLLRGVVHSSSSNQFLSQCRYYKYNKTYPLSAPIKTSKGITYRIAIVSDLDHNSKSLDKKDVWHSIMKTGSLFWNPSTNFLSVVWDDRNHMLTSSLTLKGRGMELSELVTFDGHLLSFDDRTGIIYFIEGEEVYPWVILMDGNGKNSKGFKSEWATIKDEHLYVGSMGKEWTNPSGVFEHNNPLWIKVITPRGEVQSVNWISNYKRLREAINIEYPGYMIHESGAWSDIHKSWFFLPRRCCHQRYNETKDETMSCNILLTADENFVDIKVTKVGNLVPIRGFSSFKFLPGSQDTIIIALKTEEYQGQTATYIMAFTIDGNIMMPETKVIDKKFEGLEFI; encoded by the exons ATGAAACGAATGCGAATGAAGAACGGAAACACAGAAACGATGTCATATCTACGTGACTGGAGGCAAGCATTGCGTGTTCCTCATGTCTACAGAGTTGCTAACAGTACATTTCGCATTCAGAGCCAATATTTGGCTTTAATTTTCCTATTACTATCTATTCCTCTGTTCCTACTTGGATTACCTCTGCTGCGCGGAGTTGTACATTCGTCGTCATCGAATCAATTTTTGTCACAGTGTAGATATTACAAGTACAATAAGACATACCCTCTGTCAGCTCCGATCAAGACATCCAAGGGTATCACTTATCGTATAGCAATAGTAAGTGATCTTGACCACAATTCCAAAAGTTTAGATAAAAAAGATGTGTGGCACAGTATTATGAAAACTGGAAGTCTCTTTTGGAATCCTAGCACAAATTTTCTTTCGGTTGTTTGGGATGATAGAAACCACATGTTAACATCATCTTTAACTTTAAAAGGACGTGGCATGGAATTGTCTGAACTAGTTACGTTTGATGGACATTTATTGTCTTTTGATGATCGTACaggaattatatattttattgaaggAGAAGAAGTTTATCCCTGGGTTATTTTGATGGATGGTAATGGTAAAAATTCTAAAG GATTTAAATCTGAATGGGCAACTATTAAGGATGAGCATTTGTATGTTGGTAGTATGGGTAAAGAATGGACCAATCCTTCAGGAGTATTTGAACATAATAATCCCCTTTGGATAAAAGTAATAACTCCACGTGGTGAAGTTCAATCTGTGAATTGGATTTCAAACTATAAACGATTAAGAGAAGcaataaatattgaatatcCAG gCTATATGATTCATGAATCAGGAGCTTGGAGCGATATACACAAAAGCTGGTTTTTTTTGCCAAGGAGATGTTGTCACCAGCGCTATAACGAAACTAAAGATGAAACAATGAGTTGCAATATCTTACTAACTGCAGATGAAAATTTTGTAGATATCAAG gtTACCAAAGTTGGTAATTTAGTACCAATCAGAGGTTTCTcaagtttcaaatttttaccaGGCTCTCAAGATACGATTATCATTGCCCTTAAAACTGAAGAATATCAAGGACAGACAGCTACGTATATTATGGCATTTACAATTGATGGAAACATCATGATGCCTGAAACTAAAGTGAtagataaaaaattcgaaGGTCTTGAATTCATATGA